The following proteins are co-located in the Sporosarcina pasteurii genome:
- a CDS encoding cyclase family protein — translation MCEFVMDMEKLKHKRTLMASKSPWGPDDEIGRLNWITSESREQVMKSIDITRTFDLTVEYFNGMPSWSGAGDPPFQIWMTHTPTGNENDDLMNVSQAGKELISYSGDAISMYTHCGTHIDTLNHFGYRGEIWNEFNEKEHLGSRHWNKCGPEKFPVIIARAILLDVAAVKGVDMLPDSYGIGKEDLEETIQKQGVDIRKGDIIMIRTGRMTVWPNRDQYLNNSPGLNIEGAEYLAGLGAMIIGADNIALEQGPSVEPDNYFPVHTYLFAEVGIPIIELLNLEELAKEKVYESGFIAKAMPIKGATGAPLQPIVFPYK, via the coding sequence ATGTGTGAATTTGTAATGGATATGGAAAAACTTAAACATAAAAGAACATTAATGGCTAGTAAAAGTCCGTGGGGGCCTGACGATGAAATAGGTCGATTAAATTGGATTACTTCAGAGTCAAGAGAACAAGTTATGAAAAGCATAGACATTACTAGAACTTTTGATTTAACTGTTGAATACTTTAATGGAATGCCTTCGTGGTCAGGTGCAGGGGATCCGCCTTTCCAAATATGGATGACTCACACACCGACTGGAAATGAAAATGATGATCTAATGAATGTTAGTCAAGCAGGCAAGGAGTTAATCAGTTACTCTGGGGATGCGATTTCAATGTATACACATTGCGGAACTCATATCGATACATTGAATCACTTCGGCTATAGAGGTGAAATATGGAATGAATTCAATGAAAAGGAACACTTAGGTAGCCGTCATTGGAATAAATGCGGTCCAGAAAAATTCCCAGTCATTATTGCAAGGGCGATCCTATTGGATGTAGCAGCTGTAAAAGGCGTAGATATGTTGCCAGATTCATATGGAATCGGAAAAGAAGATCTTGAAGAAACGATTCAAAAACAAGGCGTTGACATACGAAAAGGCGATATTATTATGATCCGCACTGGTAGAATGACGGTTTGGCCGAATCGAGATCAGTATTTAAATAATTCACCAGGACTAAACATTGAAGGTGCCGAATATTTAGCGGGATTAGGAGCAATGATTATCGGTGCTGATAATATTGCACTTGAACAAGGACCTTCTGTAGAGCCAGATAATTACTTTCCTGTGCATACCTACTTGTTTGCCGAAGTTGGGATACCAATTATTGAACTCTTAAATTTGGAAGAGCTGGCAAAAGAAAAGGTATACGAGTCTGGATTTATTGCGAAGGCTATGCCGATTAAAGGTGCTACAGGTGCTCCACTTCAACCAATTGTTTTTCCGTATAAATAG